The Spirochaetota bacterium genomic interval GGATTTGGAAGCCATGATTTTCCAAAAAGTGACAGGCCATCTCTTCACCCTGATCACCCGTTTCTTTTTTCTTCTTATTGTGGTTTCTCCACATTTCACAATATCAAAGAACATCAAGGATGTTTACAGCGCTCTCGGTTTCATCCAATGCCTTGACTATATATAGAGATGTCTCTTCCAGAAGATCAATTATTAAATTCTCAGTAATCCTCTTTTGCTTCCTATCAAAGATTAGTTTGATCAAAGGGCGAAGCGGTTTCTGTGATACTGAACCTATAACTAGACCGATGCTTCCGTCGTTCAGCTTAACAATTGAGCCAATCGGATATACGGACATGCTGGAGAGAAATATTCTAAGTATAACGGGATCAAACTGATTGATTCCGCTTGATAGCATATGCTTCATCGCATGGTAGAATAAACGCTTCTTTCGATAACTTCTGTTTACTATCTGTGCCTCATAACTATCAGCAATTCTCGAAATTCTGGCATACTCATCAATCATGTTTCCCTTAAATCCCCTTGGATAACCTTTCCCATCATATTGTTCATGATGCTGCAGGGATACAATCGCGACCTTTTCCCTTACACCCCCAAGCTGTCTAAGAGCCCTGAATCCAAGAAGGGGATGAGTCTTAACCAAATTAAATTCTTGTTCTGTGAGATTAGACTGCTTATGAGTTATATACACAGGCATCTTAGCCATACCAGCGTCTATCAGAAGTGTCCCAAGACCAAGCTCTCTTAATTTGTGAGGAGAGTATTTCATTGTTATCCCGATCAATAACGCATAAAAGGTAACATTAACCGAATGATACATAAGATAGTTCTTCCCCTCATCAAGACCATAAAGAAATAGAAATATATTGTTATTCTCCCTAATTAAATTAATAATATGCCCAAGACAAACCTCTAGCTCATCAGTAGTAAACTCTTCATCATTCTTAATAGCCTTATATATATCTCCCACAGCCTTACATGCCTCTTTGTGAACCTCAATTAGAGTTTTTCTCTTCTTCAGTAAATTATTGTAATTACTTAGGATCTTCTTAGTATCATTTGTAGCGGATACCGCGCTTCTCAGAGTAGCATGTTTTATCTCAGCTTCTGTTGATATTATCTTGCCCGCGGTCTCTATCTCTACTATTCCCCATTTCATTAGTTTCTTAATATCGCCTTCACTTATTGTGACGTTAGCTCCAACGAACATACTATTACTATCAATATAAACAGGTTTATCAAACCGCATCCCTGGCTTCAACTCTTCAACCATAAATTTCCTCATATACTTGTCCTCAATCCATGCTAATATTTATCTTATCCCTGAATTCTTCATTTATTTTGTAACAATATGCTAGTACCTCAGCAACTGCACGATAAAGATTTTCAGAGATATCGCTCCCTACATTCAATAAGGCCAGAGCATCTGCCAGATCAGGGTCTTTGTATATTGTAATATTATATTCTTCTGCTAGACTCAATAATCTATCGACCAATCGCCCCTGTGCTACAGCAAGGACCTTTGGCACTTCCCTTCCCGAATAACCAATGGCTATACCCTTTTGTTTGCCTTTCATCTCTATACCTAGCCCCCTTAGGGAGTATCCCTATACAACTGAGAGCGCTGGTTAAATCTGACAGAGACTAACTTTTTTTCTCTTTTTATCAGGCTAGAACCTAAATCCAATATTTTCCCCATATCAATAGAGATGGTTACTCTGCCTGCTACTCATTACCTGAGTCAATGGGGAATAGCAAAAAGCAAAACCATCAAATACAATATCTACGTAAGGCCTTGCCATAAAGTAGCTTTTTCAGCCCCTCCCTCCTGCATTAACATCATGTCCCAATCAGTAATTGTATAGTATACACAATAAATATAATACAATAAAATGGCAGTTACACTAAGGAAGAAATATTCCAGTTTATATTCTTATATCCATAAGACTATTTGAGATTCCAAGAGAATTAATTTCAATTATTTTTTCTACTGCTTTCTGGCTGTTATGTAAATAGATATGTACATCTCTATTTAATGAATTCTTCACTGTAGAATGAAAAGAATCAATCCTTTTTCTAAATTCATCAATAGTGCTATCTTTTTCACAGAATATAGCTATGCTCAAATCAGATTTATTCTCTTTTATCAAAATATCCATAACTCCAAGATAGGAGAAGTCAATAGAGAAGATAATAGCATTGTTATTAAAGATATACAGAATTGAAGTAAATTTGCTTCCATCATAATAGGGGATATCTCCGGAATGCACATCCTCTATTTTATTGCTGTTACTAAAGAGGATATCAATTAAAGCCTTAATCAATTCTCTTTTATCTTCCCTATTTGAAAATTCAGATATCCTCTCAATTATGTCGTCTATCCTTTCCCTTATTATATTTTCATCCTTCAATATTTTTTTTAACTCAGATAAATGATTATTCCCAAATCCTAAAATCTGTAATAATGAAAAGAGTTGGTCAACCTTAATGCCCCTTCCACTACAAAGCAGTAGAGATAGAAGTATGAGGTTCTCCTCCTTGATTTTTAATTTTAGTAGCGTATTGAAGAGAATGGCACTCCCCATTGACTGATGAGTTGTATCTCCAATAATCTTCATAAGAAGATTATTCAAGTCAAATACCTTTGATAGTCCTTCTTTTATTGATCTCGCAAGTTCAAAGACCCCCATCTTATGTATATCTTTTTTATCAAAAATGGAATACTCTAATATTTTCTCAATATTTGAATTATTTGCACTATCAATAAGCTTAAAAAAAAATACATCACTACTCTTTTTTTCAAGAATGAGATTTATTCTGCTGCTTTCAGGAATTCCTTTTAAAAATTCTGCTTTAATCCTCCTTCCAGCGATCTCTAATACTGCCAGTTGGTTATTTATCTTCTCAACGACACGGGCAGTTACCTTACTTCCCATTCTAAGGTCCTTGATAACATTAGATGAGGATATTCTACTTGTAACTTTAATAATGTTACTCTTCTCTATCATCGATCGCCCTATAATAATGGAATCTCACTCACTGGCTTATAACTCCTTCTATGGATTGGGGAAGGGCCAATGCTTTGTATTGCTCGTCTATGCTCTTTGGTACCATAGCCCTTATTCTTTTTGAAACCATAACCAGGGTAAATTGGATCAAATTCAACCATTAAATTATCTCTCCTAACCTTTGCGACTACTGAGGCTGAAGCAATTGAAATGGATTTAGTGTCGCCCTTGATTATAGCAATAACCGGTATTTTCAAATCAAAGGAAAAATTTCCATCAAGTAGAATTATATCAGGCGGGTATGGCATACTATGAAGCAATCTTTGTATTCCATATTCTGTTGCCCTATTGATATTTATGTTATCAATAATTTGGTGGGATACTATTTCAACGCAAGCGAACTCAGAGTATTCTTCAATAATTGACAATACCCGATTCCTTTCACAAGGGGTTAATCTCTTGGAATCGTTGACTCTATTTATAATTTGAGTATCAGGATTCATGATAAATGAATCCCTATATATAACAAGACCGACAACCAAAGGTCCAGCCAATGCCCCTCTTCCCGCTTCATCTATACCAGCGATTGTTTTATATCCCTTATCTAACAGGGCTCTCTCAATATTAAAAGAAGGGTTATCTTCGCTAATCCTTTGTTGTAGCAAATCCCCTATACGCTTGAATCCTTCGTCATACTCTCTTCTACTGGTGTTGAGTTAACCTCTCTTGGGACACTTTGAGTAGATGATTTTGTAATTCTTGCCTCTTTAAGTTTTGCTGATTTCCCTCTCCTGCCCCTGAGATAATATAGTTTAGCTCTCCTAACAACACCCTTCCTTGTTACTTCAATCTTTTCGATCCTTGGAGAATAGAATGGAAATATTCTCTCAACCCCGACATCATAGGATATCCTTCTAACTGTAAAAGTCTTCCTAATGCCTTTATTATCAATGGCAATCACTACACCCTCGTAGGCTTGTATTCTTTCTCTATTGCCTTCAACAATTTTATAATGAACCTTAACTGTATCTCCTATATTGAAGTTTAACTCTCTCTTTACAGGTATGATCTCTTTTTCAATCTGTTCTATTAAATTCATTTTTATTCACCCATTCTTAAATATCTATCATACAAGTCAGGCCTAACCCTTCTGGTTTTTTCAATACTCTTTTCAAGACGCCATTTGCGTATCCTTTCATGATCTCCACTTACAAGGATTTCGGGCACTCTCTGCCCTTCAAATTCTCTAGGTCTTGTATATTGAGGATATTCTAGCAAAGATCTTTGAAAGCTCTCTTCCTTAAGTGAATCAGGGTTTGACATAAAACCAGGAATAAGCCGTGAAATGGCATCCAATATTACCAGTGCAGCATATTCTCCGCCTGATAGTATATAATCTCCAATCGAAAGCTCATAATCTACAAACTTGTCAATAATCCTTTGATCAACTCCCTCATAGTGTCCACAAATAATACAGAGATTATCCTTTTCTGTTAGTTCCTTGATTAGGTTTTGATCAAGTGACACTCCCGATGGGGTTGTTAATATTACCTCAGTCTTCTCTATAGTATTTGATTTAATTGCCCTGAATAAGGGGCCTGGCATTAACACCATCCCACTCCCACCGCCATAAGGATAATCATCACAACGATGGAATCTATTCTCAGCGTAAGCCCTTAAATCTATTACTTCAACCTCAATAATCTTCGACTCAATAGCCTTTCCCAATAGACTTGAGCTTAAGGGACTTCTAAAAAAATCAGGAAAAAGTGTAATAATCTTAATTGACTTCAATGAAATCTCATATATCTCAAATCTCAAACAATCCATCGATTGGATTGATATCTATTCTTCCCTCAAAAATTCTTTCAGTATCAATCATGGACTCAACAAAGGGTATTAACAACTCTTTATTATCATTATTCTTTATCACAAGGACATCACCCTCTCCTGCCCTAATAATATCCACTACTTCAGCATAATGATTCCCTTTCCAGAAGACAGTGCATCCAATAATATCATAATAGTAATATAGCTCAGGGGCTAAATTCCCTCTTGTTCCTTCAGCCTCTTTCTTATCTATATATATTTCACAACCCTTAAGATTAAGGGCAGCGTCTCTATCAATAATTCCATCTAATTCCAATAGGGAGCTTTTTGTTTGAATTCCAACTAATCCAAGACTTTTATATGCCCTATATTCTCCATGAATATCTAAATAAATAATACTCTTCTCTTCAAATCGTTCCCGCAGATCAGAGATCACTATAATCCTAAGACGACCATGAAGTCCATGAGCGCCAATGATTTTACCTACTCTTAAGTACTCTTTACCTTTACTCAATCAATTATTTCTAATACCACCCTTTTACCTGATTTTGTGGCAGAAGCATTAAGAATTGTTCTAATGGCCTTAGCTATGCGACCATGCTTACCGATGACTTTTCCTATATCATCCTTCGCAACCTTTAGTTCTAGTATTGTAGATTTTTCTCCTTCAACCTCTTTTACCATTACCTCTTCGGGATGATCCACAAGAGATTTCACTAAGTATTCCACCAGTTCTTTAAAATCCATTTTCGCCTCCACAGAAATTATTTTACATGTTTAAACTTTTCCCAAATTCCTGACCTTTTCAAAAGTCTTTCCGTTGTCTCTGTTGGCACAGCCCCCTTTTGGAGCCAATTTATAACGTTCTCTTCCTTAACATCAAACTGATCTCCCTTTGAGATAGGATGATATTTACCAAGATATTCTATTACTTCTCCTCCTCTCTTCTTTCTACTATCAACAGCCACTATACGATAAAATGGCTTTTTCTTAGTACCAACTCTTTGTAACCGTATTTTAACCGACAATTACTATACCTCCTTATAGAATAGAAGATGATTATTAATAATTCATATTTTTGTCAATACAAAATATGATTTGAGATTAAAATTATGCACTCCTACAGGCAACTCAATTTATGAGACTAATGATTCAACTTATCCACTAACGATAGATAAAAATACTGATCAATGGATTAAAGTAAGGATAATGTCTATAACTGGTAGGGAAATATAGCCTTTTTAGAAAAGCTTTGTGTTAAATAATACTCTAAATTGTCTGATAAGTCAATAAGCAAATTGTAGTTCAGTACTGAATGTGGATTCACACAAATGTTATTGAATATCTCATCCTTCAATAATTATTGAAAGCATCTCTATTCAAAATTTTGCACCCTTATTCCAATAACCTCTATAATTTTTTTGTCGGATACTATGCTTATCCTAGCATTACCCCTCCGTTTAAACACAAAACTCATCGTTTCCCCACCATCCATTTGTCTGTAAAATCTAACCCTCTTTGAGCTGTCATCCTCAATATAGGCTTCATATATAGCCCTTTCCCTATTTGTAGGTACAGTGTAATCGATTTTTTCATAGGATATATAAGGATGCTCTTTGAGGGGATAATAATATATCTTCAGCTTAGCCTTATCGCCTTTAGATATTGGCGTGCCCTTCTTTGGCTCTTGGGATATTATAAGCCCGCTCATTTTTTTCGAACTAGTTATCTTTATCTCTTCATAAATTGAAAGCCCCTTTGAAAGCAATAGGTTAAAACATAAATCAATTGATTGTCCAATTAAATTAGGCATCTTCATGTCAATATCCGACTTCCCGGCTGATACAAGAAGATTGATCTTTCTATCAGGTGTGACCTCTTCACCGGCTATTGGATTTTGATCAATTACAATATTATTAGCACTCTTATCCGATTGAATATATGATATGACACCTATTCCAAGCGAGATGGATCTATTATAAACGTGAAGATTTTTCATCTTATTCATAGCAAATGGGAGCTGTAATCCGATTAGATTGGGGACGTCAACAAGGAGATTGCTTCTACTGACAATAAGTTTAAGTTTAGTACCCTCTGAAACAATACTTCCGCATTCAGGATGTTGATTAAGGATTACACCATTATCTATATCAAATACATCATAGAAACTTATCTCAGGCGATAGCCCGCTTCTCTCAAGACTGTTATAAACATCAATAAAGCGTTTGCCAACCACATATGGTATTTTTACCTCCTTTTCTGACTCTGTAAGGAATATTAAGATGATCGTTGAAATAAATAGATATAGAGAAATCCCAATAAGCAATAACAAGGCTGTTGGACCTACAACCTTTGATAAGATATTTTTCAGAGCTTCGCTATTCCAATATCCCTCTTTTCCTTTCAATTTACTCGTCCCCTCTTTATAAAATTTCACATCAATTATAATTAAGTTGTCGCCCCTTTTATACTTGCCTACACTTCTATCCAAGAGTAAATAATGGTAGAAGAATCTCCATCTATCCCACTAGCTATTCTATTATAGAAAGTATTATTCATGAAGATATGTTGAAGATATTCATAGACTATAAGGCTGGAATTACTGTTATAGCGGTACTAGTAATAATGGCATTACCCTTTAATTCGCTTTAACTCAATCTTAACTAGGTTCATTTTATCCATACACTCCATGTTAA includes:
- a CDS encoding KH domain-containing protein, whose translation is MDFKELVEYLVKSLVDHPEEVMVKEVEGEKSTILELKVAKDDIGKVIGKHGRIAKAIRTILNASATKSGKRVVLEIID
- a CDS encoding PASTA domain-containing protein → MKGKEGYWNSEALKNILSKVVGPTALLLLIGISLYLFISTIILIFLTESEKEVKIPYVVGKRFIDVYNSLERSGLSPEISFYDVFDIDNGVILNQHPECGSIVSEGTKLKLIVSRSNLLVDVPNLIGLQLPFAMNKMKNLHVYNRSISLGIGVISYIQSDKSANNIVIDQNPIAGEEVTPDRKINLLVSAGKSDIDMKMPNLIGQSIDLCFNLLLSKGLSIYEEIKITSSKKMSGLIISQEPKKGTPISKGDKAKLKIYYYPLKEHPYISYEKIDYTVPTNRERAIYEAYIEDDSSKRVRFYRQMDGGETMSFVFKRRGNARISIVSDKKIIEVIGIRVQNFE
- the rpsP gene encoding 30S ribosomal protein S16; the encoded protein is MSVKIRLQRVGTKKKPFYRIVAVDSRKKRGGEVIEYLGKYHPISKGDQFDVKEENVINWLQKGAVPTETTERLLKRSGIWEKFKHVK
- a CDS encoding HD-GYP domain-containing protein, encoding MRKFMVEELKPGMRFDKPVYIDSNSMFVGANVTISEGDIKKLMKWGIVEIETAGKIISTEAEIKHATLRSAVSATNDTKKILSNYNNLLKKRKTLIEVHKEACKAVGDIYKAIKNDEEFTTDELEVCLGHIINLIRENNNIFLFLYGLDEGKNYLMYHSVNVTFYALLIGITMKYSPHKLRELGLGTLLIDAGMAKMPVYITHKQSNLTEQEFNLVKTHPLLGFRALRQLGGVREKVAIVSLQHHEQYDGKGYPRGFKGNMIDEYARISRIADSYEAQIVNRSYRKKRLFYHAMKHMLSSGINQFDPVILRIFLSSMSVYPIGSIVKLNDGSIGLVIGSVSQKPLRPLIKLIFDRKQKRITENLIIDLLEETSLYIVKALDETESAVNILDVL
- the rimM gene encoding ribosome maturation factor RimM (Essential for efficient processing of 16S rRNA), whose product is MSKGKEYLRVGKIIGAHGLHGRLRIIVISDLRERFEEKSIIYLDIHGEYRAYKSLGLVGIQTKSSLLELDGIIDRDAALNLKGCEIYIDKKEAEGTRGNLAPELYYYYDIIGCTVFWKGNHYAEVVDIIRAGEGDVLVIKNNDNKELLIPFVESMIDTERIFEGRIDINPIDGLFEI
- a CDS encoding ribonuclease HII translates to MLQQRISEDNPSFNIERALLDKGYKTIAGIDEAGRGALAGPLVVGLVIYRDSFIMNPDTQIINRVNDSKRLTPCERNRVLSIIEEYSEFACVEIVSHQIIDNININRATEYGIQRLLHSMPYPPDIILLDGNFSFDLKIPVIAIIKGDTKSISIASASVVAKVRRDNLMVEFDPIYPGYGFKKNKGYGTKEHRRAIQSIGPSPIHRRSYKPVSEIPLL
- a CDS encoding EscU/YscU/HrcU family type III secretion system export apparatus switch protein, whose amino-acid sequence is MKGKQKGIAIGYSGREVPKVLAVAQGRLVDRLLSLAEEYNITIYKDPDLADALALLNVGSDISENLYRAVAEVLAYCYKINEEFRDKINISMD